From the Peromyscus leucopus breed LL Stock chromosome 8b, UCI_PerLeu_2.1, whole genome shotgun sequence genome, one window contains:
- the LOC114695560 gene encoding LOW QUALITY PROTEIN: protein LLP homolog (The sequence of the model RefSeq protein was modified relative to this genomic sequence to represent the inferred CDS: deleted 1 base in 1 codon) produces MAKSLRSKWKLKIQAEKRKKNAPRELRRLKSILRVDGDALMKDVEDIATVVVPKQCQEKTQCAVDDEKDDTKMETELKRNKKTLLDQHGQYPVWINQRQRKRLRAKREKKQGKSRPKAAKGLAW; encoded by the exons ATGGCTAAAAGCTTACGGAGTAAGTGGAAACTGAAGAtacaggcagagaagagaaagaagaatgccCCACGGGAGCTCAGAAGACTTAAAAGTATTCTCAGAGTTGACGGTGATGCTCTGATGAAAGATGTCGAAGACATAGCAACCGTGGTGGTCCCCAAACAGTGCCAGGAGAAAACGCAGTGTGCAGTGGACGACGAAAAGGATGACACAAAAATGGAGACTGAGCTGAAGAGAAACAAGAAGACCCTTCTAGACCAGCATGGACAGTACCCAGTGTGGATtaaccagaggcagaggaaaagacTGAGGgcgaagagagag aaaaaacagggGAAAAGCAGACCCAAGGCAGCGAAGGGCCTGGCCTGGTAG